The genome window AAATATTAAAAATCCTCTAGTTACATAAACAAAGCTACGGTATTTAGAAGCAAACTCCATATATGGCCCTTCAATTACATCAGATTTAGCTTTAATAATTGAAAATGGATACTCATTTAATAAAATCATATATCCAATAAAGAAAACTACAGTTCCAATAATACCTGCTAAAGTAAATAAAAATGGTCCATGAGCTTGTTGATATGCTACAATTTCAGATAAATAAATACTTTTAGATAAAGCAGCAGGTATAAACAAAGCCAGATATAATGGAAATGAACCAAAAATAATCATCCTAAGAGATCTGCTTGAACTAATATCCTCAATAGATGATACAAGTAATCCAGTTCTTCCAGCACCTTTTGCATGGTCTGGAAATCTTAAATTAATAGACATTACAGATTTAGATAAAGAACCCATAATAACATAAGCAATTTCTTCAACTTTTAAAAATCCAACGATAGCTATTAAACTAGTAAAAGCAATAAAATGATAGTTTTCTGGCATTAATGCTAAAAATATTGCTAAAACTACAATAAAACAAAGAATAGGCA of Methanobrevibacter olleyae contains these proteins:
- a CDS encoding respiratory chain complex I subunit 1 family protein yields the protein MAYEISLISILEVILTLIIALFIGVLIPGIERKYVHARIQQRIGPPVTSSGLWASIKFLYKENIQPNSPAPGLYKAMPILCFIVVLAIFLALMPENYHFIAFTSLIAIVGFLKVEEIAYVIMGSLSKSVMSINLRFPDHAKGAGRTGLLVSSIEDISSSRSLRMIIFGSFPLYLALFIPAALSKSIYLSEIVAYQQAHGPFLFTLAGIIGTVVFFIGYMILLNEYPFSIIKAKSDVIEGPYMEFASKYRSFVYVTRGFLIFTLGLMYSVLFLGIPPELFSLKFIVCIVVSLLLPVIMAIVSAFSPIFTNRQLYPTVLLSSALGVLAMVIALF